A stretch of Gadus macrocephalus chromosome 17, ASM3116895v1 DNA encodes these proteins:
- the LOC132445757 gene encoding nephronectin-like: protein MGLSLSLPLPLSSLSLSLSLSLSLSLSLSLSLSLSLSLSLPLSLSLSLSLSLSLSLSLSLSLSLSLSLSLSLPPSLPPDIDECVQRREVCPRDRKCVNTFGSFLCNCPHGLRLVYIKGRYTCIDKDTRPFCALNPSSPKCRCRGRHCREVPMVTLLPPTPRTTKPAPPKTTTPTTAPPTRKSTVSRTTLMMTTASATTSAARTLVRPKTTPTATVSVATTRATTTPTTAVTISQAPVTTTTPQIFTTSASESTTVPDLVSTATAAAITTTHTFITANTPSIPPITSTTTQTPSTTTACTPTPSTTISTATTPPPTTSTIYTTTSTPRPSSTTTTTSTTTTIASTTSTTSPSTTTTERIPPTTIATATGFPIPTTTSSGPMTTTLDNRINKDLTQRPRGDVHIPRQNTQVWEFDFDIELGNTAEMRDDPASGVLHCSMDRGVCDWLSDREGDLDWNPVQSSSGGWYLSVAELKAGQRSVRGARLAFMLAPPGNQEDMCFSFSHWLTGHHVGGLQLFIRKTGSRYSPALWSRTEGQGWKTTLVKLERDTERVLLRAERRRGQKGQIAVDDITLKSGPCR, encoded by the exons ATGGGA ctctctctctctctccctctccctctctcctctctctctctctctctctctctctctctctccctctccctctccctctctctctccctctccctctccctctctctctctctccctctctctctctctctctctctctctctctctctctctctctctctctccctctccctctctctctctctctctctctctctctctctctcccttcctccctccctccctccagatatAGACGAGTGTGTCCAGAGGAGAGAGGTGTGTCCCCGGGACAGGAAGTGTGTCAACACGTTTGGCAGCTTCCTGTGTAACTGTCCCCACGGCCTCAGGCTAGTGTACATCAAAGGACGCTACACCTGTATAG atAAGGACACTCGCCCCTTCTGCGCCCTGAATCCATCCTCTCCTAAGTGCCGGTGTAGAGGCCGCCACTGTAGAG AAGTGCCCATGGTTACCCTGCTACCTCCCACACCGAGGACTACAAAACCAGCCCCTCCGAAAACTACAACCCCCACGACCGCACCCCCCACCAGGAAGAGCACTGTGAGCAGAACTACCCTGATGATGACTACTGCCAGTGCTACTACTAGTGCTGCTAGGACTCTGGTTCGGCCAAAGACCACCCCGACAGCCACGGTCTCCGTGGCAACTACCAGGGCTACAACTACCCCGACAACGGCTGTCACTATCAGCCAAGCCCCTGTAACTACGACTACACCACAGATATTTACTACGAGTGCTTCTGAAAGTACCACAGTACCGGACCTTGTTAGTactgccactgctgctgctattACAACTACACACACTTTTATCACAGCGAATACACCTTCCATACCTCCGATTACTAGTACCACAACTCAGACACCAAGTACTACTACAGCTTGTACTCCAACACCTAGTACTACTATTAGTACTGCAACAACCCCTCCTCCAACCACTAGTACTATTTATACTACGACTAGTACTCCAAGACCAAGTagtaccactactaccaccagtACAACTACTACCATTGCAAGTACCACTAGCACCACATCACCGTCGACAACTACAACAGAAAGAATACCACCCACCACCATCGCCACGGCAACCGGCTTCCCCAtaccaaccaccacctccagcggTCCCATGACGACCACACTGGACAACCGCATCAACAAGGACCTGACCCAACGACCAAGAGGAGACGTGCACa ttcctCGTCAGAATACCCAGGTGTGGGAGTTTGATTTTGACATTGAGCTTGGAAACACAGCAGAGATGAGAGACGACCCAG cgtctgGAGTGCTCCACTGCTCCATGGACAGGGGAGTGTGTGATTGGCTGTCAGACAGAGAGGGTGACCTGGACTGGAACCCTGTACAAAGCTCATCAG gGGGATGGTACCTGTCTGTCGCCGAGCTGAaggcggggcagaggagtgtacGAGGTGCTCGATTGGCCTTCATGTTAGCCCCGCCCGGGAACCAGGAAGATAtgtgtttctccttctctcatTGGCTGACGGGACATCATGTGGGAGGACTACAACTCTTTATCAGGAAGACAGGAAGCAG GTATAGCCCCGCCCTCTGGAGCAGGACAGAAGGCCAGGGTTGGAAGACCACACTGGTCAAactggagagagacacagagaga gtGTTATTAAgggctgagaggaggaggggtcagAAAGGTCAGATCGCTGTTGATGACATCACACTGAAGAGTGGACCCTGTCGATGA